A genomic region of Scomber japonicus isolate fScoJap1 chromosome 5, fScoJap1.pri, whole genome shotgun sequence contains the following coding sequences:
- the cpt1ab gene encoding carnitine O-palmitoyltransferase 1, liver isoform isoform X2, whose product MAEAHQAVAFQFTVTPDGIDLQLCHEALRQIYLSGLHSWKKRFIRFKNGVMTGVYPGSPAGFMVVVGSYMSYNKYNQLDPSLGLFAKVGQHIPISQYISTDSQKIVGGVLLGTGLWVTIIMVMRNVLKCLLSWHGWMYARHGSVSWSTRLWMVLVKVFSGRKPMLYSFQNSLPRLPVPSIKDTCRRYLESVRPLMDDDEFEQVKVLAKDFEKNLGPRLQWYVKLKSWWTSNYVSDWWEEYIYLRGRGPIMVNSNYYAMDFLYVHPSSIQAARAGNAIHAIMLYRRKLDRAQVKPLMLLNTIPMCSSQYERMFNTSRVPGVDTDILQHMNESKHIAVYHKGRFFKVWMFYDGRLLLPREIEQQMERILADTSEPMPGEEKLAALTAGERTPWAKGRETYFSRGKNKQALDAIEKAAFFVTLDDTEQRFDEAQPVKSLDSYAKSLLHGKCYDRWFDKSFNLIVFKNGTMGLNAEHSWADAPIIGHLWEHVLSMDPFKLGYTESGHCCGEPHPNLPGPQRLQWDITAECQEVIESSLTVARALADDVDSHIFPFGDFGKGLIKKCRTSPDAFIQIALQLAHFRDKKKFCLTYEASMTRLFREGRTETVRSCTVETCDFVRSMLRDETREERMKLLKLAAEKHQNMYRLAMTGKGIDRHLFCLYVVSKYLGEDSPFLKKVLSEPWRLSTSQTPLQQVELFDLVKHPEYVSSGGGFGPVADDGYGVSYIIVGEDLINFHISSKHSSPETDSHRFGGNIRQAMLDILGLFQLDNKAK is encoded by the exons ATGGCAGAAGCTCACCAGGCGGTGGCCTTTCAATTCACCGTCACCCCTGATGGCATCGACCTACAGCTTTGCCACGAGGCTCTACGCCAGATCTACCTCTCTGGCCTCCACTCCTGGAAGAAAAGGTTCATTCGCTTCAAG AATGGAGTAATGACTGGTGTGTACCCAGGCAGTCCTGCTGGGTTCATGGTAGTGGTCGGGTCGTACATGTCCTACAATAAATATAACCAGCTGGATCCATCTCTTGGGTTGTTTGCCAAGGTGGGCCAACACATACCTATCAG CCAATATATATCCACAGACAGCCAGAAGATAGTTGGAGGAGTCCTGTTGGGCACTGGCCTGTGGGTGACCATTATCATGGTCATGAGGAATGTCCTGAAGTGCCTGTTGTCATGGCACGGCTGGATGTACGCGCGCCATGGCTCTGTGTCCTGGTCTACTCGTTTGTGGATG GTATTAGTGAAGGTCTTCTCTGGCAGGAAGCCAATGCTCTACAGTTTCCAGAATTCCTTGCCAAGGTTACCCGTCCCCTCTATCAAGGACACATGCAGAAGG TACCTGGAGTCAGTCCGCCCACTGATGGATGATGACGAGTTTGAACAGGTGAAGGTACTGGCTAAAGACTTTGAGAAGAACCTAGGACCCAGACTGCAGTGGTACGTCAAACTCAAATCCTGGTGGACCTCCAACTAT GTCAGTGACTGGTGGGAGGAGTATATCTACCTTAGAGGCCGTGGGCCCATCATGGTCAACAGCAACTATTATGCCATG GATTTCCTGTATGTCCACCCCTCTTCCATCCAGGCTGCCAGGGCAGGTAATGCCATTCATGCTATCATGCTCTACAGGAGGAAACTGGACAGAGCCCAGGTCAAACCA CTCATGCTCCTAAACACTATTCCCATGTGTTCATCCCAATACGAGCGTATGTTCAACACCAGTCGTGTCCCAGGTGTAGACACAG ACATCCTGCAGCACATGAACGAGAGCAAACACATAGCTGTGTACCATAAGGGCCGTTTCTTCAAGGTGTGGATGTTTTATGATGGACGGCTGCTTTTGCCCCGGGAGATAGAGCAGCAGATGGAGAGGATCTTGGCTGACACATCTGAGCCCATGCCAGGAGAGGAGAAACTAGCTGCACTTACTGCAGGGGAGAG GACCCCATGGGCAAAGGGCCGCGAGACCTACTTCAGCCGTGGTAAGAATAAGCAAGCACTGGATGCCATTGAGAAGGCAGCCTTCTTTGTAACCCTTGATGACACTGAGCAGCGTTTCGATGAAGCCCAACCAGTCAAGTCTCTGGACAGTTATGCCAAGTCCCTTCTCCATGGAAAGTGCTATGACAG ATGGTTTGATAAATCCTTTAACCTGATAGTTTTCAAGAACGGCACCATGGGACTGAACGCTGAGCATTCCTGGGCCGATGCTCCAATTATTGGCCATCTGTGGGAG CATGTACTTTCCATGGACCCTTTTAAACTGGGATACACTGAGAGTGGTCACTGCTGTGGGGAGCCCCACCCCAACCTCCCTGGTCCCCAGAGGCTGCAGTGGGACATCACTGCTGAG TGCCAGGAGGTTATTGAGAGCTCTCTGACAGTAGCCAGGGCTCTGGCTGATGATGTGGACTCTCACATTTTCCCCTTCGGCGACTTTGGCAAGGGTCTGATCAAGAAGTGCCGCACTAGTCCCGATGCATTCATTCAGATCGCCCTACAGCTGGCCCATTTCAGG GACAAAAAGAAGTTCTGCCTCACATACGAAGCCTCCATGACACGTTTGTTCCGTGAGGGCCGAACAGAAACAGTTCGCTCCTGTACCGTGGAGACCTGTGACTTCGTCCGTTCCATGCTCAGAGATGAAACG AGAGAAGAGCGTATGAAGTTGCTCAAATTGGCAGCAGAAAAGCACCAAAACATGTACCGCCTGGCTATGACGGGGAAGGGCATCGATCGCcatcttttctgtctttatgtTGTTTCCAAATACCTTGGAGAAGACTCACCCTTCCTCAAAAAG gTCCTTTCTGAGCCGTGGAGGCTATCCACCAGTCAGACTCCTCTGCAGCAGGTCGAGCTGTTCGACCTGGTCAAACACCCAGAATATGTGTCCTCCGGAGGTGGATTCGGCCCA GTGGCTGATGATGGTTATGGCGTCTCCTACATCATTGTTGGTGAGGACCTCATCAACTTCCACATCTCCAGCAAACACTCAAGTCCAGAAACT GACTCCCACCGTTTTGGTGGCAACATCAGACAGGCCATGCTGGATATACTTGGTCTCTTCCAGCTCGACAACAAAGCCAAGTGA
- the cpt1ab gene encoding carnitine O-palmitoyltransferase 1, liver isoform isoform X1, with protein sequence MAEAHQAVAFQFTVTPDGIDLQLCHEALRQIYLSGLHSWKKRFIRFKNGVMTGVYPGSPAGFMVVVGSYMSYNKYNQLDPSLGLFAKVGQHIPISQYISTDSQKIVGGVLLGTGLWVTIIMVMRNVLKCLLSWHGWMYARHGSVSWSTRLWMVLVKVFSGRKPMLYSFQNSLPRLPVPSIKDTCRRYLESVRPLMDDDEFEQVKVLAKDFEKNLGPRLQWYVKLKSWWTSNYVSDWWEEYIYLRGRGPIMVNSNYYAMDFLYVHPSSIQAARAGNAIHAIMLYRRKLDRAQVKPIYLLANKVPLCSAQWERMFNTTRVPGLETDILQHMNESKHIAVYHKGRFFKVWMFYDGRLLLPREIEQQMERILADTSEPMPGEEKLAALTAGERTPWAKGRETYFSRGKNKQALDAIEKAAFFVTLDDTEQRFDEAQPVKSLDSYAKSLLHGKCYDRWFDKSFNLIVFKNGTMGLNAEHSWADAPIIGHLWEHVLSMDPFKLGYTESGHCCGEPHPNLPGPQRLQWDITAECQEVIESSLTVARALADDVDSHIFPFGDFGKGLIKKCRTSPDAFIQIALQLAHFRDKKKFCLTYEASMTRLFREGRTETVRSCTVETCDFVRSMLRDETREERMKLLKLAAEKHQNMYRLAMTGKGIDRHLFCLYVVSKYLGEDSPFLKKVLSEPWRLSTSQTPLQQVELFDLVKHPEYVSSGGGFGPVADDGYGVSYIIVGEDLINFHISSKHSSPETDSHRFGGNIRQAMLDILGLFQLDNKAK encoded by the exons ATGGCAGAAGCTCACCAGGCGGTGGCCTTTCAATTCACCGTCACCCCTGATGGCATCGACCTACAGCTTTGCCACGAGGCTCTACGCCAGATCTACCTCTCTGGCCTCCACTCCTGGAAGAAAAGGTTCATTCGCTTCAAG AATGGAGTAATGACTGGTGTGTACCCAGGCAGTCCTGCTGGGTTCATGGTAGTGGTCGGGTCGTACATGTCCTACAATAAATATAACCAGCTGGATCCATCTCTTGGGTTGTTTGCCAAGGTGGGCCAACACATACCTATCAG CCAATATATATCCACAGACAGCCAGAAGATAGTTGGAGGAGTCCTGTTGGGCACTGGCCTGTGGGTGACCATTATCATGGTCATGAGGAATGTCCTGAAGTGCCTGTTGTCATGGCACGGCTGGATGTACGCGCGCCATGGCTCTGTGTCCTGGTCTACTCGTTTGTGGATG GTATTAGTGAAGGTCTTCTCTGGCAGGAAGCCAATGCTCTACAGTTTCCAGAATTCCTTGCCAAGGTTACCCGTCCCCTCTATCAAGGACACATGCAGAAGG TACCTGGAGTCAGTCCGCCCACTGATGGATGATGACGAGTTTGAACAGGTGAAGGTACTGGCTAAAGACTTTGAGAAGAACCTAGGACCCAGACTGCAGTGGTACGTCAAACTCAAATCCTGGTGGACCTCCAACTAT GTCAGTGACTGGTGGGAGGAGTATATCTACCTTAGAGGCCGTGGGCCCATCATGGTCAACAGCAACTATTATGCCATG GATTTCCTGTATGTCCACCCCTCTTCCATCCAGGCTGCCAGGGCAGGTAATGCCATTCATGCTATCATGCTCTACAGGAGGAAACTGGACAGAGCCCAGGTCAAACCA ATATACTTGCTGGCAAACAAGGTTCCTCTGTGTTCGGCTCAATGGGAGCGGATGTTTAACACCACCCGCGTCCCTGGTTTGGAGACAG ACATCCTGCAGCACATGAACGAGAGCAAACACATAGCTGTGTACCATAAGGGCCGTTTCTTCAAGGTGTGGATGTTTTATGATGGACGGCTGCTTTTGCCCCGGGAGATAGAGCAGCAGATGGAGAGGATCTTGGCTGACACATCTGAGCCCATGCCAGGAGAGGAGAAACTAGCTGCACTTACTGCAGGGGAGAG GACCCCATGGGCAAAGGGCCGCGAGACCTACTTCAGCCGTGGTAAGAATAAGCAAGCACTGGATGCCATTGAGAAGGCAGCCTTCTTTGTAACCCTTGATGACACTGAGCAGCGTTTCGATGAAGCCCAACCAGTCAAGTCTCTGGACAGTTATGCCAAGTCCCTTCTCCATGGAAAGTGCTATGACAG ATGGTTTGATAAATCCTTTAACCTGATAGTTTTCAAGAACGGCACCATGGGACTGAACGCTGAGCATTCCTGGGCCGATGCTCCAATTATTGGCCATCTGTGGGAG CATGTACTTTCCATGGACCCTTTTAAACTGGGATACACTGAGAGTGGTCACTGCTGTGGGGAGCCCCACCCCAACCTCCCTGGTCCCCAGAGGCTGCAGTGGGACATCACTGCTGAG TGCCAGGAGGTTATTGAGAGCTCTCTGACAGTAGCCAGGGCTCTGGCTGATGATGTGGACTCTCACATTTTCCCCTTCGGCGACTTTGGCAAGGGTCTGATCAAGAAGTGCCGCACTAGTCCCGATGCATTCATTCAGATCGCCCTACAGCTGGCCCATTTCAGG GACAAAAAGAAGTTCTGCCTCACATACGAAGCCTCCATGACACGTTTGTTCCGTGAGGGCCGAACAGAAACAGTTCGCTCCTGTACCGTGGAGACCTGTGACTTCGTCCGTTCCATGCTCAGAGATGAAACG AGAGAAGAGCGTATGAAGTTGCTCAAATTGGCAGCAGAAAAGCACCAAAACATGTACCGCCTGGCTATGACGGGGAAGGGCATCGATCGCcatcttttctgtctttatgtTGTTTCCAAATACCTTGGAGAAGACTCACCCTTCCTCAAAAAG gTCCTTTCTGAGCCGTGGAGGCTATCCACCAGTCAGACTCCTCTGCAGCAGGTCGAGCTGTTCGACCTGGTCAAACACCCAGAATATGTGTCCTCCGGAGGTGGATTCGGCCCA GTGGCTGATGATGGTTATGGCGTCTCCTACATCATTGTTGGTGAGGACCTCATCAACTTCCACATCTCCAGCAAACACTCAAGTCCAGAAACT GACTCCCACCGTTTTGGTGGCAACATCAGACAGGCCATGCTGGATATACTTGGTCTCTTCCAGCTCGACAACAAAGCCAAGTGA